DNA sequence from the Brevundimonas sp. NIBR10 genome:
GATCTCGCCGTCGGTCACCGGCCCGGCGACCGCCAGGACGCAGGCCGTGGGCTTGATCTCACAGCCGTCCAGATAGGCCCTGATCCCGCCCAGGAAGGTCGGGTGTTCGGCCGCCGGAAAGCTCTGATGGTTCTCCAGCACAGGCCTGCCCTCGACCATATGGGCCAGGGCGAAGCGGGCGTTGGTGCCGCCCACATCGCCGACGAGCAGGGTCTTGTCCCATTGAACAGTCATAAGCGTCCTCCGATGGGCCCTGTGCTCGCCACGCGGTGGCTCGCGAGGTGAGGGCCGTTTTTCTTGTTGTTCTTAAGCGTCCACGGCCCGATCGACGAGATTGGGTTCGGGCGGCGTGTCGGTGTGCCGCGCGGAACCGGGCACGGGCAGGAAGCAGACCGAGGCCCCTTCCTCCGCCGTCCCGACGACGTGGCGGAAGGCGGCGAACAGTTCGCGGCCATAGCCCCAGGATGCACCCTCCGAGTGGGCGGCGGCACGCTCGACCCCCGGGCGCGACGTCAGATCGACCCCCCCGACCGTGGACAGGACACCGGCGTCGGCGTCCAGACGGATGAGGTCCCCGGTGCGGACGTGGGCGAGCGGACCCCCGGCCAGGGCCTCGGGGCTGACGTGGATGGCGGCGGGCGTCTTGCCCGACGCGCCCGACATCCGGCCGTCGGTGACCAGGGCGACCTTGAACCCCTTGTCCTGAAGCACGCCGAGCGCGGGCGACAAGGAGTGAAGTTCCGGCATCCCGTTGGCGCGCGGCCCCTGGAAGCGCAGCACCACGATGACGTCGCGGTCCAGCTTGCCTGCCTTGAAGTCGGCCAGGACGTCTTCCTGGGTCTCATAGACCTCGGCCGGAGCCTCGACGATGCGGTTCTCGGGCTTGACGGCCGAGACCTTGATGACCGCCCGGCCGAGGTCGCCCTTGACCAGCCGCAGTCCACCCTCGACGTCGAACGGGTCCGATGCGGGGCGCAGGATGTCGCGATCCAGGCTTTCGGCCACGCCGTCGCGCCAGACCAGTTCGCCGTCAACCATGGACGGTTCCTGGAAATAGGCCTCGATTCCCTCGCCCATGATGGTGGTGACATCGGAATGCAGGATGCCCGCGCCCGCCAGTTCGCGGGCCACGAAGGCGACCCCGCCGGCCGCCTGGAACGCGTTCACATCGGCCGAACCATTGGGATAGACCCGCGCCAGCAGGGGCGTCGCCGACGACAGCTGGTCCATGTCGGTCCAGTCGATCAGGACCCCGGCCATCCGGGCCATGGCGACCAGATGGATGGCGTGGTTGGTCGATCCGCCGGTGGCCAGCAGCGCCACGATCATGTTGACGACCGACTTCTCCGACACGACGTCGGCCATCCGGCACTCGCCGCTGCGGGCCAGTTCGACCGCCCGCTTGGCCGCCGCTGCCGTCAGGGCGTCGCGCAGGCCGGTCTCCGGGTGGACGAAGGCGGTGGAGGGCATGTGAAGCCCGCCCAGCTCCATCATCATCTGGTTGGAGTTGGCGGTGCCGTAGAAGGTGCAGGTGCCGGGCGAATGATAGGAGCCGATCTCCGAGTCCAACAGGGTCTGGCGATCGACCTGGCCTTGGGCATAGAGCGCCCTGACGCGGGCCTTCTCGGCATTGGGGATGCCGGACGGCATGGGCCCTGCGGGGGCGAAGACGACCGGCAGGTGGCCGAAGGCAAGTGCCCCCATAAACAGGCCGGGCACGATCTTGTCGCAGACCCCCAGCATCATGGCGGCGTCGAAGGCGTCGTGGGTCAGGGCCACACCGACCGACATGGCGATGGCGTCGCGGCTGAAAAGGCTCAGCTCCATCCCGGGGCGGCCTTGGGTGACCCCGTCGCACATGGCGGGCGTGCCCCCGGCGACCTGAGCCGTCGCCCCGACCGTGCGCACGGCCTCGCGGATCACGGCCGGGAAACGCTCGAACGGCTGATGGGCCGACAGCATGTCGTTATAGGCGGTGACGATGCCGACGTTGGGCCGGGACCCGTCCATGGCGGTCAGCTTGTCGGCGATGGTCTGGCCGGCGAAGGCGTGGGCCCAGTTGGCGCAGGACAGTTTGGCGCGTCCGGTCCCGGAATCACGGGCGGCGTCCATGCGTCGCAGATAGTCGGCGCGAAGCTCGGCCGAGCGGGCCGTGATGCGGGCGGTGACCTCGGCGACGACCGGGTGCATCGGCGGGCGATTGAAGTGGGGCATCAGTTCGCCTCCGTCCAGACGACTTCGAGGGGGACCTTGGCCGCGATCAGGGCGGCGATCGGCTGGAGGGCGGGATCGCCCGCTGCCTCGCGCTCGAACACGGCGCGCTTCTCGGCACCCTTCAGGCCCAGGATGACCCGGCCCGCCGTCATCAGATAGGGCAGATTGATCGACAGCCTCTCCAGGCTGGGGGCCATGCCGTCGCGGCCGTGGGGCACGCCCAGAACCGTGGGCTTCAGCGTCGGGGACAGCAGGGTCTTCAGCGTCGGCGAGTTGGGGAACATGGAACAGATGTGTCCATCCTCGCCCATGCCCAGCAGGACGGCGTCGAACCGGCCCCCGGCCTGGGCCAGAGTATGGGCGGCGAGCGCAGCGGCCCGGTCCACCGTCACGGCGGCATGATAAAGGGGCAGGAACCGCGCGGCGGCGGCCGGACCTTGCAGCAGCACCTCGCGGATCAGCCGCGCGTTCGACTCCGGCGAGGTCTCGGGCACATAGCGCTCGTCCACCAGGGTCACGGCGATCCGGTCCCAGCCGATGTCGGCCTGGGCCAGGCGGGCATAGACCGGCGCGGGCGTCGATCCGCCCGGACCGGCGAACAGGGCCCAGCCGGTCTCGAGCACGGCGGCGCCCAGGGTCTCCTCGATCCGTCCCGCGATGGAGGCGGCCCAGGTGTCGAGAGTGGGGAAGGTTTCGATCTCTACCATCAGTCGCGCACGTCGATCGTGTTCCAGTCGCGCCCGGTGCGGGCCATCAGCATGTCGGCCGTGTCGGGACCCCAGGTGCCGGCGACATAGTCCTGGGGCTTCACATTTCCGTCGGACCAGGCCTGGGAGACCTCATCGACCCATTTCCACGCCTGTTCCGCCTCGTCCCGGCGCACGAACAGGGTCGAATCGCCGTTCAGGGCGTCGAGAAGAAGCCGCTCATAGGCGATGCGGCGGCGCGGCGGGGTCTCGGTCTTGTCGCGGAAGCCCCAGCTCAGGCTCATCTTGATTGGCTGGAGCTGCATCTGGGCATCCAGACCGGCCTTCTTGTTCATCACCGTCAGGGAGATGTCTTCCTCGGGCTGAAGCTCGATGATCATCCGGTTGGCCTGGGGCTCGCCCTCGCGACCGTCGAAGATCGAATGGGGCAGGGGCTTGAAGGCGATGACGATCTCGGTGCGCTTCTCCGGCAACCGCTTGCCGGTGCGCATGAAGAAGGGCACGCCGGCCCAGCGCCAGTTGTCGATGTCGGCCCGGATGGCGACGAAGGTCTCGGTGTCCGACGGCTGGCCGCGTTCCTCGTCATAGCCCTTGACCGTCTCGCCATCGACGATGCCGCCGACGTACTGGCCGCGCACCGTGACCCGCTCGGCCTCCTCGTGGGTGATCGGGCGCAAGGACCGCAGAACCTTGACCTTCTCGTTGCGCACCGACTCGGGATCGAGGTCCGACGGCGGCTCCATCGCCACCAGACACAGCAGCTGGAGCATATGGTTCTGCAGCATGTCCCGCAGCGCGCCGTATTCGTCATAGTAGGGCCAGCGGTCGCCGACCCCGACCGTCTCGCCGATGGTGATCTCGACGTGATCGATGTTCTGGGCGTTCCACAGGGGCTCGAACACCGTGTTGCCGAACCGCAGGGCAATCAAATTCTGGACCGTCTCCTTGCCCAGATAGTGGTCGATGCGGAACACTTGGCTTTCCGAAAATGCGTCCGAGACCGCGTCGTCGATCTCGCGGAAACTGTCGAGGTCGCGCCCGACCGGCTTTTCCAGAACCACCCGGTCGTTGGCCTCGGCCAGACCCGCCGCGCGCATGGCCGTGACGATGCGAGCATAGAGGGACGGAGAGACAGCGAGGAAGGACGTCACGTCCCCGTCCCCGACCTTGTCCTTGAGGGGTTTCAGGCTCTCGGCACTGGTGGCGTCGACGGCCAGATAGTCGAGGCGGGCCTTCATCCGCGACCAGGTCGCCTCGTCCCAGACGTCGTCGGCCCTGGCCTTGCTCTCGCAGGCGGTGCGAACCTTTTCGATATATTCGTCGGCCGTCTCTTCGGAGCGGGCCGCGCCGATGATCTTCAGGTCCTCGGGCAGGCGGCCTTCATGGTCGAGGAAATAGAGCGAAGGCAGCAGCATCCGCATCGCCAGATCGCCACCGCCGCCGAACAGCACGAGTGCCGCCATGCTTGTCGTCCTTCCTGCCTTGCCTGATCTCGTTCGCGGTCCCGAATGACGGTAGCGCGGCCGGACAGCTCAGGTTGCGTCTTTGGCTGGTTGTGCCCGCCGGGCCAACACGTCGAGAACGTCCTGAAACGACATGTGACGCGCCCGTAACAGAACCAGCAAGTGGTAGATCAGGTCCGCGCCCTCGCTGGCCAGTTCTTCGTCGGGCCCGGCGACCCCGGCCAGGGCCGTCTCGACGCCTTCTTCCCCGACCTTCTGGGCCAGGCGTTTGGGTCCTTCAGCGATCAGGCGGGCGGTGTAGCTGACGGACGGGTCCTGCGCCGCGCGTTCGACGATGGTGCGTTCAAGCGCCGCGATCCGACCCACGCCGGGAGCCTCGTCGTTCCCGAAACAGCTGGTCGTCCCCAGATGACAGGCCGGCCCCATCGGCCGCACGCCCAGGACCAGGGCGTCGCCGTCGCAGTCGGGGGTGATCGACACCACCGTCTGCCGGTTGCCGCTCGTTTCGCCCTTGCGCCACCGCCCTCCACGCGAGCGGGAATAGAAGGTGGCCTCGCCGGATGAAATCGTCTCCTCCAGCGCGGCGCGGTCCATATAGGCTAGCGTCAGCACTTGAAGTGTATCGGCGTCCTGCACGATGGCCGGGATCAGGCCGTCGCCCTTGGCGAAGTCGAGGGTGTCGGGATCGAGTGTCATTGGAACAGTCACAGCCTCACCTCCACGCCCGACGCCGCCAGCGAGGCTTTCAGGTCCGGGATCGCGATCGCACCGGTGTGGAACACGCTGGCCGCCAGTGCGCCCGACACATTGGCGCGGTCGAAAACGTCGAGGAAATGCGACACCGCCCCCGCGCCGCCCGAGGCGATCAGGGGGATGGTCAGGCGCGAGCGGGCGTCGGCCAGTTGAGCGGTATCATAGCCCTGACGCACCCCGTCCTGATCGATGCAGTTGAGCACGATCTCGCCTGCGCCGAGCGTTTGCGCTTCCACGATCCAGTCCAGTGTCCGGCGTCCGGCCAGGCGGCGCGCATCGGGGTCGCCCGTGTATTTGTGAACGACATATTCGCCGTTCTCGCGCCGGGAATCGACGCCGACGACCACGCACTGGCTGCCCAGCCGCGCCGCCATCTCGCCGATCAGCTCGGGGCGCTCCAGGGCCGGCGAGTTGATCGAGACCTTGTCGGCGCCGTGGTCCAGACAGGCGGCGGCCTGATCCACCGACCGGATGCCGCCGGCCACGCAGAAGGGGATGTCCAGAAGCCGCGCGATCGACTTGACCCAGGTGTAGTCCAGCGTCCGGCCCTCGGGCGACGCGGTGATGTCGTAGAAGACCAGTTCGTCGGCACCCTCGTCGCGATAGCGGGCAGCCAGCTCGGCGGCATCGCCCATGTCGATGTGGCCCTCGAACTTGACCCCCTTGACGACGCGGCCGTCCTTGACGTCGAGGCAGGGGATGATCCGCCGCGCCGTCATCGGGTGGCCTCGATGGCCTGACCGGCAGTGAACCGGCCCTCGTAGATGGCGCGGCCGACGATGGCCCCGTCGCAACCGATGGCGGCGGCGGCCGTCAGGTCGTCCAGCGACGACACCCCGCCCGATGCCTGTATCTTCAGGTCGGGCCTGCGCCGCCGCGCCTCGCCCAGCAGGTCGAGGTTGGGACCGGTCAGGGCGCCGTCGCGACCCACGTCGGTGATCAGGACGTGACTCAGCGTCCCGGCGGGATAGCGGTCCAGCGCGCTCCACAGGTCGAACCCGGCTGCCTCGGTCCAGCCCTTGAGCGACGGCGTCGGAACTCCGTCCTCGCCGACGCGGACATCGAAGGCCAGCGTCAGCCGCTCGGGTCCGAACCGCGCCAGCCAGGCCGCGACCTCATCCGGCTTCGTCACCGCCAGCGATCCGACGACGACGCGCGTGACACCGGCGTCCACCAGCCGCTCGACATCCTCGGCCGTGCGCACCCCGCCGCCCGACTGGATCGAGGCCGTCGTCCCGGCGGCCAGCTTGCCGATCAGTTCATGCTGCACGGCTTTGCCCGCCTTGGCCCCGTCCAGATCGACGATGTGCACCCAGGTCGCGCCCTCGGCCACGAAACCGGCCAGCCGGTCGGCGGGATTGTCGTCGTACTGCGTCACCTGATCGAACCGGCCGTGCATCAGCCGGACGCAGACGCCCTCCCTCAGGTCGATGGCGGGATAGATGATCATGTCAGGCTCAGGAAATTCTTCAGGATACGCGCGCCGGTCGCCGCCGAACGCTCTGGGTGAAACTGGCAGCCCCAGCGATTGCCCGAGCGGACCACGGCAGGGACATCGGTCCCATAGTCGGCGCAGGCGATCGTCGCGTCGCTGTCGGGACAGACGAAACTATGGACGAAATAGGCATAGTCGCCGTCGTTGACCCCCTCCAGCAGCGGGTCGGGCTGACCCCGGTCCAGCTGGGTCCAGCCCATGTGCGGCACGGTCAGGTCCGGCCGGACGTTCAGCCGGGTCACGGTTCCGGGGATGAAGCCGAGCAGATCGACGCCGTTGCCTTCCTCGCTGCGCTCGAACAGCAGTTGCTGGCCGAGGCAGACGCCCAGCAGCGGCCGCTCGAACGACCGGATCGGGTCGATCAGGCCCAGTTCGGCCAGCCGCGCCATCGCATAGCCCGCCGCGCCGACGCCGGGCAGGATGACCTTGTCGGCCGAGGCGACAACTTCAGGGTCCGAGGTGATGACGGCCTCGCACCCCAGCCGCTCCAGCGCGAACTGCACCGAGGCGGTGTTGCCGGCCCCGTATCCGATGATGGCGACGGTCACAGGACACCCTTTGTCGATGGAACGGCGTCGCCTTCGATGCGGATGGCCTGTCTCAGGGCGCGGCCGAAGGCCTTGTAGACGGCCTCGGTCTTGTGGTGGTCGTCGTCGCCGGTGACCTTGACGTGGATCGCGGCGCCCATAGCCTCGGCCAGCGAGCGGAACACATGGGCGGTCAGGTCGGTACGGTATTCGCCGATCATGGGGGTCGAGAAGCTTCCCTCGAACAGTGGATAGGGACGGCCCGACAGGTCGATGGCGATATGGGCCTCGGCCTCGTCCATGGCCAGGACGAAGCCGTAGCGGGCGATGCCGCGCCGCTCGCCCAGCGCCTGTTTCAGGGCCTGGCCCAGGGCGATGGCGCTGTCCTCGATGGTGTGGTGGGCGTCGGTGTGCAGGTCGCCTTCGCAGGCCAGCCGGATCGAGAAGCCGCCGTGGGCCGCGACCTGTTCTAGCATGTGATCGAAGAAGCCGACGCCGGTGTGGATGGCGACGGGACCGGGGCTGTCCAGATCGACGGCGCAGACGATCCGCGTCTCCTTCGTATCTCTCACGGCCTGGCCGAGACGGGCCGGGCGACTGCGCGGCGGGGTCAGGCCCAGCGCCAGCAACAGCCGGTCGTTGACCTCGGGCTTCAGCGAGATCGGCAGGCGCAGCCGGTCGCCGGAGCGGTCGGCGGCCACGCCGTATTTCGCAAACTCGGCCAGCAGGGCTTCCGGATCGGTGGGCCGGGCCATCAGGATGGGGCCGACGCCGGTCTCGACCGTCATCAGCCGTGACACTTCGCGGGCGATGCGGGCGCGCTCGCGCTTGACGCCTGTGATCCGTTCGGCGGTCTCGATCATCCGCGACGGGTCGAGCGCCTGTTGCGCCAGTCGGACCAGCGGTTCGGGCAGGGCATAGGGCTCGAGCATGGCCGACAGCCGGGCCAGGGTTGTCGCCTGGGCGAGCGCGGCACCGACGCGGGCACCGGCCAGCCCATAGGCCAGGGACAGGCTGCGCAGGACTACGAGGTTGGCGTGGGCGTCGAGGATGGTGGCGGCCGACGCCGTGTCGGCGAACTCGATCAGGCCTTCGTCCACGACTAGCAGAGCCGGGGCGACGCGGGCGGCCATCTCTGCGACCGCCTCGGGCGAGCCGAGGGCGCGGATGACGACCGCAGCGGTGTCGCCCTTGCGGCCATAGATGGCGTCGAGGCGGGTATAGGGTTCGGCGTCGGGGGCCTGAACACTCTGGTTCGCTTGCGCGGCCAGACGCCAGACCAGTTCCAGCCCGTGGGTCAGGCCCCGGATCGGCAGCACCTGCTCGGGGGGCACGCGGTAAATCTGGGCCATGCGCGCGGCCAGCGCCGACGGATCGGCCGGATAGCGGTCGAGGCCGTCGCCGCCTGCGACCAACGGGGGATAGGGAGCGGGCAGGGTCATACCGCGCTCCTCAGATCCGCCGCCCGCGCGTGGGCTTCCAGGCCTTCCAGCCGCGCCAGTCGGGCCGCCACGGGGGCCAGCACCGCCGCGCCCGCTTCCGTCACCGTCTGGACCGACATGGTGGTCATGAAGCTCGACGTCGTGATCCCGCCCAGAGTCCGGGCCCCGCCGTCGGTGGGCAGGACGTGGCTGGGGCCCGCCGCGTAGTCCCCCAGGGTCTCGGCCGCGAAACGGCCGACGAAGACGGCGCCTGCGGCGGTGATGGAGGCGACTAGGGCCTCGGCGTCCTCCGTCTGGATGGCTAGGTGTTCCGGTCCGTACAGGTTGGTCACTTCACAGGCGGTCGCCGTATCGCTCACCTTGATGATCCGGGCTTCCGCGAGCGAGGCGCGCGCGATCTCGGCGCGGGGCAGGGTCTCGAGCTGCTCCTCGACGGCTTCGAGGATGGCGTTGATCGTCGCGGTCGAGTCGCAGACCAGGATGACCTGAGCGTCGGCGTCGTGTTCGGCCTGGCTGAGCAGGTCGGCGGCGGCGATCTCGGGATCGGCCGACCCGTCGGCGATGACCAGCAGTTCCGACGGTCCCGCCGGCATGTCGACCGACGGACCGCCGGGCAGGGACGAGGCATATTTCTTGGCCTCGGCGACATAGGCGTTGCCGGGTCCGAACAGCTTGTCGCAGGCCACGATCTCGCCGTCGTCGAAGGTCGCGCCGAAGGTCATGGCCGCAATCGCCTGGGCCCCGCCGACAAGCCACAGGGCGTCCAGCTCGGCCTCGGCGGCGGCGATGATCATCGCCGGGTGGACCCCGCCGTCCTTCGACGGAGGCGTGACCGCCACTCGCTGGCGCACCCCCGCGACCTGAGCCGGGATGGCCAGCATCAGCAGGGACGAGAACAACGGCGCCGAACCGCCGGGCACATAGAGGCCCGCCGCGCCGATGGGGCGCCAGACCAGTTTCGAGCGCACGCCCGGTGTGGTCTCGACGAACGCGGTGTCCTCGGGCCGGGTCGCCTGGTGGAAGACGCGGACATTCTCGGCGGCGATGCGGATGCAGCGCGTGTCGGCGGGCGGCAGGGCGTCGCGCGCGGCCGCCACGACATCCGGCGTGATCGCGATGCGCCGGGGCGGGGCCTTGTCGAGCTTGATCGCCCAGTCGGCGACGGCGGCGCCGCCCCTTGTCTGGACGTCGTCGAAGATCTCCCGGACCACGTCGGTGACGCGGCCCTCCGTTCTCTGGCGCGGGCGAGCGAGAGCGGCCTTGCGCCCGGCGGCATCTAGCGACGCCCAGTCAATGCGTTTGAAGGCGGTCGTGGCCATCACATCATCTTCTCGATCGGCAGCACCAGGATAGCGGAGGCTCCGGCCGCCTTGAGCTTCTCCAGCGTCTCCCAGAACACCGCTTCCTGGCAGACGGCGTGGACGGCGACGGCGTCGTCGCGGCCCATCAACGGCATGACTGTCGGCGCGCCGGCGCCGGGCAGGATGGCGGTGATCGCGTCGAGGGCCGAACGTGGGGCGTTCAGCATCACATATTTGGCCCCCTGCGAGGACACCACGCCCGCCATCCGCTCGACGATCGAATCCAGCAGGTGTTGCAGGGCGGGCTCCGGCGGGGTCGGAGACTTGATCAGGACGGCCTGGCTTTGCAGCACCGTCTCCTTGGCGATCAGGCCGTTGGCCTCCAGCGTCGCGCCCGTCGAGACCAGGTCACAGATCGCGGCGGCGAGCTTCAGCCTCGGCGCCACCTCGACGGCACCACGCATGGTCACGATCTCGGCCCCGATGCCCTGGTCGTCCAGATAGCGTTGCAGGATCTTGGGATAGGAGGTCGCGATCCGCAGTCCGGCCAGCGAGCGCGGGCCCGCATAGGTCATGGTCGGCGGCACCGCGAGCTTCAGCGTGCAGCGGCCGAAGCCCAGCGGCATGACGACCTCGGCATGGCTGCCGCCGTTCTTGTCCTCCTCCAGCACGTTCTCGCCGACGATGCCGAGATCACAGACGCCGTCGGCGACAAACGTGGGAATGTCGTCGTCGCGGACCCGCAGCAGGTCGATCGGATAGTTCTCGACCTTGTACAGCAGGTCGTTGGCGCCTTTGACCCACTTGAGACCCGCGTCGCGGATCAGGTCGAGGCTGCGTTCGGACAGGCGGCCGGATTTCTGGATGGCGATGCGAAGTCGCCCCTGGACGGTACTCATGGAAATGTCAGGCTTTCGAGTTCAGACGATCGAGCACCAGGCGATAACCCTGATGCGGCATCTCTTTCAGGAACCGCGCGACGCGCACGACGGTGGTGGGGCTGGCCCCGGCCTCCAGCGCGATCTCGCGATAGGATTTGCAGTTCTGCGCCAGCAGCCGGGCGACGGCCCAGCGTTCGGCGAAGGCGCGGACCTCGGACGGGGTGCAGAGGTCGGCCAGGAAGGCATCGACCTCGTCGCGCGTCTTCAGCGACAACAGGGCGTCGAACAGCGCCGCCCGATCGGCATCCGCCGATCGTGAGGCCTTGTCGGGGGCCGGGTTGGGAAGGGCATCGGTCATTGCGGGCGTTCCACTATGCTGTAACACTGGAACGGTCAAGGCGTTTCGATGTCGCGATTCGGAGCCGTGAGTTGACTCACCTCGTCTCGCGTCCGACAACGTCGCTTTAGGAAAGTCCCGCCGCGCCCGCGTCGGGGCTTCATTGCTTTTGGAGGTACAGGTCCCGTGTCCACAAGCCATCTGATGGGTGTCTACAATCGCGCGCCGCTGGAAGTGGATCGCGGGCGAGGCATGCGTCTGTGGTCGGTGGACGGCACGGAATACCTAGACTGCGTTTCCGGCATCTCGACCAACGCTCTGGGTCACGCCAATCCGATCCTGGTCCAGGCGGTCAAGGACCAGGCCGAGAAGCTGTGGCATGTGTCCAACATCTTCCGGATTCCGGACCAGGAAAAGCTGGCCGACATGCTGTGCGAGCATTCGTTCGCAGATGCCGTCTTTTTCACCAACTCGGGCACCGAGGCGGTCGAGTGCGCGATCAAGACCGCGCGCAAATACCACCACCACGCCGGTGCGCCTGAGCGGATCGACATCTACGGCTTCGACGGATCCTTTCACGGCCGTACCTATGGCGCGATCAACGCGGCGGCCAACCCCAGCTATACCAACGGCTTCGGTCCGCCGATGGAGGGCTTCCACCAGCTGACCTGGGGCGACCACGAGGCGCTGAAGGCCGCCATCGCCGCCCCGACGACCGCCGCCATCATCGTCGAGCCGGTCCAGGGCGAGGGCGGTTGCCGCGCCATGCCGGACGTCTGCCTGCGCGGCCTGCGCGAGCTCTGCGACCAGCACGGCGTGCTCATCATCTTCGACGAGGTCCAGTGCGGCATGGGCCGGACCGGCAAGCTCTGGGCCCACGAATGGGCCGGGATGGAGCCCGATATCATGGCCATCGCCAAGGCCCTGGGCGGCGGCTTCCCCATCGGGGCCTGCCTGGCGTCGGAGAAGGCAGCGTCGGGCATGACGGTCGGAGCCCACGGCTCGACCTTCGGCGGCAATCCCCTGGCCATGGCGGTTGGCGTTGCGGCCTTCGGCGAACTGGTGAAGCCCGCGCTGATCCAGAACGTCAACGAGATCGCCGGCTACCTGAAGCAGCAGCTGCACGGGCTGAAGGAACGGTTTCCCGACGTGATCGCCGATGTGCGCGGCAAGGGTTTGCTGATCGGGGTCAAGCTGATCCCCAACAACCGTGACTTCATGGCCCTCGCGCGCGATGAACAGCATCTGCTGATCGCCGGCGGCGGCGACAATTGCTGCCGCATCCTGCCGCCGCTGAACATCACGCTCGATGAGGCGCGCGAGGCCATCGAGAAGTTCGAGGGTGCCTGCGAGGTGGCCCGAGCGCAGATGAAGGCGGCGGCGTAAGTTCACCACCTCCGCTCATCCCGGCGAAAGCCGGGACCCAGTGTTTTGGGCGATCGGAGTTCAATATCCACCACGGCTGCTCATCCCAGCCGCTCTGCCACACTTAAGAACTGGGTCCCGGCTTTCGCCGGGATGAGCGGAAATCATGGTCAGACACTTCCTCGACATCCACCGTCTCTCCGCAGAAGACCTGCGCGCGATCCTCGACGACGCCCATGCCCGCAAGGCCGCCCGCAAGGGCTGGCCCAAGGGTCGCGCCGATGCCGACGCACCGGCCAGGGACCGCGTCCTGGCCATGATCTTCGAGAAGAACTCGACCCGCACCCGGTTCAGCTTCGACGCCGCCATCCGCCAACTCGGCGGATCGTCGATCATCGCCACCGCCTCGGACATGCAACTGGGTCGCGGCGAGCCGGTCGAGGACACCGCCAAGGTCCTGTCGCGCATGGTCGATGCCGTCATGATCCGCGCCAATTCCCATGAGGACGTCGAACGGTTCGCCCGCGTCTCGACCGTGCCCGTCATCAACGGCCTCACCGACCGATCACACCCGTGCCAGATCCTGGCCGACATCATGACCATCGAAGAGGCCAAGGGTCCGATCT
Encoded proteins:
- the hisD gene encoding histidinol dehydrogenase codes for the protein MATTAFKRIDWASLDAAGRKAALARPRQRTEGRVTDVVREIFDDVQTRGGAAVADWAIKLDKAPPRRIAITPDVVAAARDALPPADTRCIRIAAENVRVFHQATRPEDTAFVETTPGVRSKLVWRPIGAAGLYVPGGSAPLFSSLLMLAIPAQVAGVRQRVAVTPPSKDGGVHPAMIIAAAEAELDALWLVGGAQAIAAMTFGATFDDGEIVACDKLFGPGNAYVAEAKKYASSLPGGPSVDMPAGPSELLVIADGSADPEIAAADLLSQAEHDADAQVILVCDSTATINAILEAVEEQLETLPRAEIARASLAEARIIKVSDTATACEVTNLYGPEHLAIQTEDAEALVASITAAGAVFVGRFAAETLGDYAAGPSHVLPTDGGARTLGGITTSSFMTTMSVQTVTEAGAAVLAPVAARLARLEGLEAHARAADLRSAV
- the argF gene encoding ornithine carbamoyltransferase — protein: MVRHFLDIHRLSAEDLRAILDDAHARKAARKGWPKGRADADAPARDRVLAMIFEKNSTRTRFSFDAAIRQLGGSSIIATASDMQLGRGEPVEDTAKVLSRMVDAVMIRANSHEDVERFARVSTVPVINGLTDRSHPCQILADIMTIEEAKGPISGKTIAWVGDGNNVCHSFMHAAPKLGFHFNVACPAEYHPDLHDLARGGNAVTLTSDPNEAVLGADVVVTDTWVSMGDSDYEQRLHAFETYGVDEALMNKADPAAVFLHCLPAHRGEEVTDAVIDGPRSLVWDEAENRIHAQKAVLAWCFAG
- the hisG gene encoding ATP phosphoribosyltransferase, with product MSTVQGRLRIAIQKSGRLSERSLDLIRDAGLKWVKGANDLLYKVENYPIDLLRVRDDDIPTFVADGVCDLGIVGENVLEEDKNGGSHAEVVMPLGFGRCTLKLAVPPTMTYAGPRSLAGLRIATSYPKILQRYLDDQGIGAEIVTMRGAVEVAPRLKLAAAICDLVSTGATLEANGLIAKETVLQSQAVLIKSPTPPEPALQHLLDSIVERMAGVVSSQGAKYVMLNAPRSALDAITAILPGAGAPTVMPLMGRDDAVAVHAVCQEAVFWETLEKLKAAGASAILVLPIEKMM
- a CDS encoding aspartate aminotransferase family protein, whose product is MSTSHLMGVYNRAPLEVDRGRGMRLWSVDGTEYLDCVSGISTNALGHANPILVQAVKDQAEKLWHVSNIFRIPDQEKLADMLCEHSFADAVFFTNSGTEAVECAIKTARKYHHHAGAPERIDIYGFDGSFHGRTYGAINAAANPSYTNGFGPPMEGFHQLTWGDHEALKAAIAAPTTAAIIVEPVQGEGGCRAMPDVCLRGLRELCDQHGVLIIFDEVQCGMGRTGKLWAHEWAGMEPDIMAIAKALGGGFPIGACLASEKAASGMTVGAHGSTFGGNPLAMAVGVAAFGELVKPALIQNVNEIAGYLKQQLHGLKERFPDVIADVRGKGLLIGVKLIPNNRDFMALARDEQHLLIAGGGDNCCRILPPLNITLDEAREAIEKFEGACEVARAQMKAAA
- a CDS encoding YerC/YecD family TrpR-related protein, which gives rise to MTDALPNPAPDKASRSADADRAALFDALLSLKTRDEVDAFLADLCTPSEVRAFAERWAVARLLAQNCKSYREIALEAGASPTTVVRVARFLKEMPHQGYRLVLDRLNSKA
- the hisB gene encoding imidazoleglycerol-phosphate dehydratase HisB — translated: MTLPAPYPPLVAGGDGLDRYPADPSALAARMAQIYRVPPEQVLPIRGLTHGLELVWRLAAQANQSVQAPDAEPYTRLDAIYGRKGDTAAVVIRALGSPEAVAEMAARVAPALLVVDEGLIEFADTASAATILDAHANLVVLRSLSLAYGLAGARVGAALAQATTLARLSAMLEPYALPEPLVRLAQQALDPSRMIETAERITGVKRERARIAREVSRLMTVETGVGPILMARPTDPEALLAEFAKYGVAADRSGDRLRLPISLKPEVNDRLLLALGLTPPRSRPARLGQAVRDTKETRIVCAVDLDSPGPVAIHTGVGFFDHMLEQVAAHGGFSIRLACEGDLHTDAHHTIEDSAIALGQALKQALGERRGIARYGFVLAMDEAEAHIAIDLSGRPYPLFEGSFSTPMIGEYRTDLTAHVFRSLAEAMGAAIHVKVTGDDDHHKTEAVYKAFGRALRQAIRIEGDAVPSTKGVL